The Niabella beijingensis genomic interval ATGAACAAACGTAAGTATACAAATCCGACAACCCTTGATCATGATCAACCGCTTTAATGGATATGGATGAAGGCATTGCTGAAGGTCCGTTGAAAAAGCCTAATTTGCGATCATGGAAATAAGGATCAGAAGAGCCGTTGCGGCGGATTGCCCGCGGATACTGGAGCTGGTAAAAGAACTGGCACATTATGAAAAAGCCCCCGCGGAGGTTACCGTATCCCGGGAGCATTTCAGGGAAAGCGGATTTGGTCCCAACCCCGTATGGTGGGCATTTGTAGCGGAAACAGAAACCGGTGTTGTTGCCTTTGCGCTGTATTATGTCCGTTTCTCTACCTGGAAAGGACAGGCGATGTACCTGGAAGATATCCTGGTTACCGAATCCATGCGGGGGCATAAGATCGGTGCCCGTTTATTCGACCGGCTGTTTGAAGAGGCAAAGGAAAAGGGATTCCAGCGGATCTGCTGGCAGGTACTCGACTGGAATGAGCCCGCGATCAATTTTTATAAAAAGTACAACGCCCATTTTGATGGCGAGTGGATCAACTGTTCGGTATCATTGCAAGGGCACTAAAATAAGATTTACCATACGGTAAAGGATATTGTTAATAAGAAGTTCGGAAAGCCTAGCAGCTTCGCTATATTTTTTAACGTTTGGGCAAACAGGAAGGATTTACCGCTGGTCTTATCTTATTGAGCTTCGTGTTTTATCCCATCCCGGGTTTTGGAAGTGCCCGGTATCTGGGGCCCTACGGCGATCCGGAAGCCTTCCGGGCAGCTACGGAAAACAATCGCTTTGATTTCGAAAAAAACAATCCGTAGTCATTGTTTTTTGACATTAAAAAAGGCCGGGTAAATATCCGGCCTTTCCTTTAAAAGCAGCACATCACCCGTGCTATTATCATGATCCCATACGGGTTATAAAAAAACAAGCCCCGCATCAGCGGGGCTCTTACCAGCAGTAATGGTATCAATCAGAAAGAATATACAGCAGCAACCAGGAAG includes:
- a CDS encoding GNAT family N-acetyltransferase; amino-acid sequence: MEIRIRRAVAADCPRILELVKELAHYEKAPAEVTVSREHFRESGFGPNPVWWAFVAETETGVVAFALYYVRFSTWKGQAMYLEDILVTESMRGHKIGARLFDRLFEEAKEKGFQRICWQVLDWNEPAINFYKKYNAHFDGEWINCSVSLQGH
- a CDS encoding DUF5684 domain-containing protein, with the protein product MGKQEGFTAGLILLSFVFYPIPGFGSARYLGPYGDPEAFRAATENNRFDFEKNNP